From the genome of Candidatus Babeliales bacterium, one region includes:
- a CDS encoding UDP-N-acetylglucosamine--N-acetylmuramyl-(pentapeptide) pyrophosphoryl-undecaprenol N-acetylglucosamine transferase: protein MQEAPQAPLTTCFVAGHSGGHIIPCITLADNLREHEPRQTIIFFTTDASLDRSIMQQHGAIHHVPLPTARRIPYRNPFKWPWFFLGMIRSWWISFTQLRKHKPQRLHTTGGLVALPVCMAAWLLRIPIELHEVNVQPGATIKLLARFADKINITYHETETILQRSCTIAPYPVKYHLHHTQQDPRTARASLGLDQNRFTITILGGSQGSLQLNQLIHAWIHQHPYVHASVQIIHQVGSSQDVNTWNTFYSNYNIPSYCFTFRKHLDYIYCASDYVLSRAGAGTLAELAFFQKKCCIIPLELKNNDHQLHNARAYTKQRANHALLIRGHEIMKLHQHLTKLVVKP from the coding sequence ATGCAAGAAGCTCCTCAAGCGCCATTAACAACCTGCTTTGTCGCGGGCCATTCCGGTGGTCATATTATTCCATGCATCACACTTGCAGATAATCTTCGTGAACACGAACCTCGTCAAACGATTATCTTTTTTACAACAGACGCGTCTCTTGACCGCTCTATCATGCAACAACATGGTGCAATACATCATGTCCCATTACCAACCGCACGAAGAATTCCTTACCGTAACCCTTTCAAATGGCCATGGTTTTTCTTGGGCATGATCCGATCATGGTGGATCAGCTTCACACAACTTCGCAAACATAAACCACAGCGTCTACACACAACGGGGGGCCTGGTCGCACTACCAGTTTGCATGGCGGCATGGTTGCTACGAATTCCAATCGAACTACATGAAGTCAATGTACAACCTGGAGCAACTATCAAGCTACTCGCACGTTTTGCAGATAAAATCAACATCACGTATCACGAAACTGAAACCATCTTGCAACGGTCGTGCACCATAGCGCCCTACCCTGTTAAGTACCACCTCCACCACACGCAACAAGACCCTCGTACCGCGCGCGCATCGTTAGGGCTAGATCAGAATCGATTCACAATAACCATTCTAGGAGGGTCACAAGGATCGCTACAACTTAACCAATTGATACATGCATGGATCCATCAACATCCTTATGTGCATGCATCGGTACAGATCATTCACCAAGTTGGAAGCTCGCAGGACGTCAACACATGGAACACATTTTACAGTAACTACAACATCCCATCCTACTGCTTCACATTCCGAAAGCATCTTGATTATATTTATTGTGCATCGGATTATGTGCTTTCACGCGCTGGAGCAGGAACACTTGCCGAGTTAGCATTCTTTCAAAAAAAATGTTGTATTATTCCGCTTGAGCTAAAAAATAATGACCATCAACTTCACAATGCACGAGCCTACACTAAGCAACGAGCAAACCATGCCTTACTGATTCGTGGTCACGAGATAATGAAGCTACATCAACATCTCACGAAGCTTGTTGTTAAGCCGTAA